One Physeter macrocephalus isolate SW-GA chromosome 19, ASM283717v5, whole genome shotgun sequence genomic window carries:
- the LOC114484417 gene encoding 40S ribosomal protein S27-like has product QPPHENVPLAKDLLHPSPEEKRKHKKKHLVQSPNSYFMDVKYPGCYKITTIFSHAQTAVFCVGCFTVLCQPTGGIVRLTEGCSFRRKKH; this is encoded by the coding sequence CAACCTCCCCACGAGAACGTGCCTCTCGCAAAGGATCTCCTTCATCCCTCtccagaggagaagaggaaacacaagAAGAAGCACCTGGTGCAAAGCCCCAATTCCTATTTCATGGATGTGAAATACCCAGGATGCTATAAAATCACAACCATCTTTAGCCATGCACAAACAGCAGTTTTTTGTGTTGGCTGCTTTACTGTCCTCTGCCAGCCTACAGGAGGAATAGTAAGGCTTACAGAAGGATGCTCCTTTAGACGGAAGAAGCACTAA